One region of Mustelus asterias unplaced genomic scaffold, sMusAst1.hap1.1 HAP1_SCAFFOLD_301, whole genome shotgun sequence genomic DNA includes:
- the LOC144486237 gene encoding LOW QUALITY PROTEIN: interferon-induced protein with tetratricopeptide repeats 5-like (The sequence of the model RefSeq protein was modified relative to this genomic sequence to represent the inferred CDS: deleted 3 bases in 2 codons), giving the protein MFQFRIQSHTRAKIPGNHVIVEAIKTLLEASFVQCFNDRLSAVKLSTTRISIMSKKDLLKAKLSQLQCQFTWAPQKEDIDLDDMKQRLEDLIASGVKYQAMSYNQLAFINYLQGNCKEAIQNLQEAEKILRENHEDEFEKRVLVTYGNRAWVNYHMRQLTEAQSYLDKLERICQQFPDASRYTAMIPEVYGEKGWSLLRSTRKYYEEAKECFEKALEEDPDDTEWNVGYATVLFRLEGFSYTPEVASSSPSVKQLRRVLELDPDDSVVMVLLALKLQEFNQKDEAFTLVERALHKSPDLPYVIRYAAKFLRREGAVDKSIELLKKALEITPNSAFLHHQIGLCYKNKLMALTKNPRSRDPRHPAFRQKAELINQCKYYFEKAFEHRPLTFVVAQLDFARVCAINEEYLTAEAMYNNLLQLDGIHRDNKQAVYFQAGLFELHHKKSESNAITHFLAGLKIKTDSKEGTFCRKNLRTLATKRIGRNQKDSKAFGLLGLLHQLDGEKREAIECFEKALQLDCDNEEYLSALCELRLSIKGDSDAPSQN; this is encoded by the coding sequence CAAGAAGGATTTGTTGAAAGCAAAACTCAGCCAACTTCAGTGTCAATTCACATGGGCGCCACAGAAAGAAGACATTGACTTGGATGATATGAAGCAAAGATTAGAAGATTTAATAGCGTCTGGTGTGAAATATCAAGCCATGTCTTACAACCAACTCGCTTTTATAAACTATCTGCAAGGAAACTGTAAGGAGGCGATTCAAAACTTACAGGAAGCTGAAAAGATTCTGAGGGAGAATCATGAAGATGAATTTGAAAAAAGAGTCCTCGTCACCTATGGAAACCGTGCCTGGGTCAATTATCACATGAGACAACTGACAGAGGCTCAGTCCTACCTCGACAAACTGGAGAGGATCTGTCAACAATTTCCTGATGCCTCTCGGTATACAGCAATGATACCTGAAGTGTACGGGGAGAAGGGTTGGTCACTGTTGAGGTCAACCAGGAAGTATTATGAGGAAGCAAAGGAATGTTTTGAAAAGGCCCTGGAGGAAGATCCGGATGACACTGAATGGAATGTTGGATATGCGACTGTTCTGTTTCGTCTGGAGGGGTTTTCTTATACCCCAGAGGTTGCAAGTTCATCTccatcagtgaagcagttgagacgcgTGCTGGAGCTTGATCCAGATGACTCTGTAGTCATGGTGCTGCTGGCTCTAAAACTACAAGAGTTTAATCAGAAGGACGAGGCGTTCACATTAGTTGAACGAGCGTTGCACAAATCTCCTGATCTCCCATACGTGATTCGCTATGCAGCAAAATTTTTGAGAAGAGAAGGAGCAGTGGATAAATCAATTGAGTTGTTGAAGAAAGCATTGGAAATTACTCCAAACTCTGCCTTCCTACATCACCAAATAGGTCTGTGTTATAAAAACAAACTAATGGCACTGACCAAGAATCCACGCTCCAGAGACCCTCGCCACCCTGCCTTTCGACAGAAAGCTGAACTGATCAATCAGTGCAAGTATTATTTTGAAAAGGCATTTGAGCATCGGCCTTTAACTTTTGTTGTTGCTCAACTGGATTTTGCCAGAGTCTGTGCAATAAACGAAGAATATCTCACAGCAGAGGCGATGTACAACAATCTCTTGCAATTGGATGGTATTCATCGTGATAATAAGCAGGCGGTATATTTTCAGGCTGGGTTATTTGAACTGCATCACAAAAAATCGGAATCAAATGCCATCACCCATTTCCTGGCAGGGCTTAAAATCAAAACTGACTCAAAGGAAGGGACATTCTGTCGCAAAAACCTGAGGACGCTTGCGACAAAACGAATTGGCAGGAATCAGAAAGACAGCAAAGCTTTTGGCCTTCTTGGATTGCTGCACCAGCTGGATGGGGAGAAGCGTGAAGCCATTGAATGTTTTGAAAAGGCCTTGCAGCTCGATTGTGACAATGAAGAATATCTAAGTGCTCTTTGCGAATTACGCCTTTCCATCAAGGGCGACAGTGATGCCCCCAGCCAAAACTGA